The Rhinoderma darwinii isolate aRhiDar2 chromosome 8, aRhiDar2.hap1, whole genome shotgun sequence genome has a window encoding:
- the LOC142658712 gene encoding protein kinase C theta type-like has protein sequence MACIGQGGDGEKKREDDKRKREEDGSGFIEIKKKRGEKARALEDEEPGPGGSRDPVTSSPYPKINISRFTFHQVLGRGSFGEVVLASVPSQNTYMAIKVINKRGDNAATLMRERRILLQARDCPFLCHLYAAHQSQDRAYFITEYLSGGSLEDLIKMCGCLDIGNVRFYTAEIVCGLQFLHGHNIVHRDIKPDNIMLDKDGHIRIIDLGLAQDGVTSSTKINGVTGTYDYMAPEVLLEKDYDVAVDWWSLGIVVSWMSAGCSPFYDGSSIKKAYKSITTAKPTFPSWLNADLKHLLTKLLRKNPEKRLGVYKNIRDHPFFNTIGWEELEGRRAQPPFIPFKAVLENQHLQWPEDKKHLYPVAGFSFTSPSWAR, from the exons ATGGCGTGCATTGGACAAGGTGGAGACGGCGAGAAAAAGAGAGAAGATGACAAGAGGAAGAGGGAAGAGGACGGCAGTGGATTTATAGAGATAAAGAAGAAGAGAGGAGAGAAAGCCAGAGCATTAGAGGATGAGGAGCCAGGACCAGGTGGCAGCCGGGACCCTGTAACATCCAGCCCCTACCCCAAAATTAACATCAGCCGCTTCACCTTTCATCAGGTGTtgggtaggggcagctttggcgAA GTGGTCCTGGCATCAGTCCCCAGCCAAAACACCTACATGGCCATCAAGGTTATCAACAAAAGAGGGGACAATGCGGCAACTTTAATGAGAGAGCGACGGATACTCCTGCAGGCCCGAGACTGCCCATTTTTATGCCACCTCTATGCCGCACATCAGTCTCAGGACCGAGCCTATTTCATCACCGAGTATCTGTCTGGCGGCAGCCTGGAGGATTTAATCAAAATGTGCGGCTGCCTGGACATCGGCAATGTAAG ATTCTACACAGCAGAGATAGTAtgtggcctccagttcctccatggacaCAACATCGTCCACCG AGATATAAAGCCAGATAACATCATGCTGGATAAAGATGGACACATCCGCATCATAGACCTGGGGCTTGCCCAAGATGGCGTCACCTCCTCCACTAAGATCAATGGAGTGACGGGAACATACGATTATATGGCCCCTGAGGTGCTTCTGGAAAAGGATTATGACGTGGCAGTTGACTGGTGGAGCCTGGGGATTGTTGTGTCTTGGATGTCAGCAGGATGCTCCCCATTTTACGATGGCTCCAGCATTAAAAAGGCTTACAAATCCATCACCACCGCAAAGCCTACATTTCCATCTTGGCTGAATGCTGACCTAAAACATCTGCTAACAAAACTGCTGCGTAAGAATCCTGAGAAGCGGCTGGGTGTGTATAAGAACATCAGAGACCATCCATTCTTTAACACCATCGGCTGGGAGGAACTGGAGGGGAGGAGAGCACAGCCTCCATTTATACCATTCAAGGCAGTTCTGGAGAACCAACACCTGCAGTGGCCGGAGGATAAAAAACACCTTTACCCCGTGGCCGGATTCTCCTTCACATCACCAAGCTGGGCCCGGTAA